One genomic window of Mustela erminea isolate mMusErm1 chromosome 13, mMusErm1.Pri, whole genome shotgun sequence includes the following:
- the LOC116571628 gene encoding myosin regulatory light polypeptide 9 isoform X1, whose amino-acid sequence MDLNTTMSSKRAKTKTTKKRPQRATSNVFAMFDQSQIQEFKEAFNMIDQNRDGFIDKEDLHDMLASLGKNPTDEYLDAMMNEAPGPINFTMFLTMFGEKLNGTDPEDVIRNAFACFDEEATGTIQEDYLRELLTTMGDRFTDEEVDELYREAPIDKKGNFNYIEFTRILKHGAKDKDD is encoded by the exons ATG GATTTAAACACCACCATGTCGAGCAAAAGGGCAAAGACCAAGACCACCAAGAAGCGCCCCCAGCGCGCAACATCCAACGTATTTGCCATGTTTGATCAGTCACAGATTCAGGAATTCAAAGAGGCCTTCAACATGATTGATCAGAACAGAGATGGTTTCATTGACAAGGAAGATTTGCATGATATGCTTGCCTCCTTAG gaaaaaatccAACTGATGAGTATCTGGATGCCATGATGAATGAGGCTCCTGGGCCCATAAATTTTACCATGTTTCTCACTATGTTTGGTGAAAAGTTAAATGGCACAGATCCGGAAGATGTCATCAGAAATGCTTTCGCTTGCTTTGATGAAGAAGCAACTG gCACCATCCAGGAAGATTACCTGAGAGAGCTGCTGACAACCATGGGAGATCGGTTTACAGACGAGGAGGTGGATGAGCTATACAGAGAAGCGCCTATCgacaaaaagggaaatttcaaTTATATTGAGTTCACGCGCATCCTTAAACATGGAGCAAAAGACAAAGATGACTGA
- the LOC116571628 gene encoding myosin regulatory light polypeptide 9 isoform X2, whose protein sequence is MSSKRAKTKTTKKRPQRATSNVFAMFDQSQIQEFKEAFNMIDQNRDGFIDKEDLHDMLASLGKNPTDEYLDAMMNEAPGPINFTMFLTMFGEKLNGTDPEDVIRNAFACFDEEATGTIQEDYLRELLTTMGDRFTDEEVDELYREAPIDKKGNFNYIEFTRILKHGAKDKDD, encoded by the exons ATGTCGAGCAAAAGGGCAAAGACCAAGACCACCAAGAAGCGCCCCCAGCGCGCAACATCCAACGTATTTGCCATGTTTGATCAGTCACAGATTCAGGAATTCAAAGAGGCCTTCAACATGATTGATCAGAACAGAGATGGTTTCATTGACAAGGAAGATTTGCATGATATGCTTGCCTCCTTAG gaaaaaatccAACTGATGAGTATCTGGATGCCATGATGAATGAGGCTCCTGGGCCCATAAATTTTACCATGTTTCTCACTATGTTTGGTGAAAAGTTAAATGGCACAGATCCGGAAGATGTCATCAGAAATGCTTTCGCTTGCTTTGATGAAGAAGCAACTG gCACCATCCAGGAAGATTACCTGAGAGAGCTGCTGACAACCATGGGAGATCGGTTTACAGACGAGGAGGTGGATGAGCTATACAGAGAAGCGCCTATCgacaaaaagggaaatttcaaTTATATTGAGTTCACGCGCATCCTTAAACATGGAGCAAAAGACAAAGATGACTGA